In one Colletotrichum destructivum chromosome 2, complete sequence genomic region, the following are encoded:
- a CDS encoding Putative short-chain dehydrogenase/reductase SDR, NAD(P)-binding domain superfamily, which yields MASVTGLRVIVAGAATGVGAGTAKLLAARGAKVVVADINIAAAKEVGEEITKSGGSAIVVEFDLADEDSIKALVEKSTEWLGGLDSLLNIGADLSPQTLGNDTSVLDMDAAIWQRTFLVNTTGYALTTKYSLPHLKKAGGGTIINISSMGGHFMGTPEPIRVAYAASKAGVHALTRHTAATYGPDNIRCNTVALGPILTAALERGIAASPAMQEGLKRVPLRRLGKLEEVGALLAFMISSDAAYITGDIWAINGGTHVMTY from the exons ATGGCGAGTGTAACTGGACTCCGTGTGATTGTGGCTGGTGCAGCTACGGGTGTTGGAGCCGGCACAGCcaagctcctcgccgcccgcgggGCCAAAGTCGTTGTGGCTGACatcaacatcgccgccgccaaggaagTCGGCGAGGAGATCACCAAgtccggcggcagcgccatTGTTGTCGAGTTTGACCTCGCAGACGAGGACTCCATCAAGGCCCTGGTTGAGAAGAGCACCGAGTGGCTCGGCGGGCTCGACAGCTTGCTGAACATCGGTGCCGACCTCAGCCCCCAGACCCTGGGCAACGACACGTCTGTCCTCGACATGGACGCCGCGATCTGGCAACGAACATTCTTGGTCAACACCACTGGCTATGCTTTGACAACAAAATACTCGCTGCCCCACCTGAAGAAGGCGGGTGGTggcaccatcatcaacatctcAAGT ATGGGGGGTCACTTCATGGGTACTCCGGAACCCATCCGAGTGGCATACGCGGCCTCGAAAGCAGGTGTACATGCTCTCACACGCCACACTGCCGCTACGTACGGCCCCGACAACATTCGCTGCAACACAGTCGCCCTTGGTCCCATTTTGACCGCCGCTTTAGAGAGAGGTATAGCAGCAAGCCCCGCGATGCAGGAGGGACTGAAGAGAGTCCCGCTTCGGAGACTTGGAAAGCTGGAGGAGGTTGGTGCCCTGTTGGCGTTCATGATCTCGTCTGATGCGGCGTACATTACGGGCGATATTTGGGCTATTAACGGAGGAACCCACGTCATGACCTATTAG
- a CDS encoding Putative cytochrome P450 → MADSSGAAAAAATLLERFSSGSSVKLLATALAVFAAILLAIDKLIAAPVDPREPPVVKGILPIIGHWISVNTSYPGVYEKLAKQSKLPVCTIPVLNKKMYVINNANLVQSAMRNKTLEFGARIEEIGRIMGVDPVIVKRLVKENAVEEISRVTVSALSGENLLSLNLNALKYIGGRFNEVKPGSALQIDDVHHWSRDLIGQATTRALYGEHSPFNNPELVDAIWTYESGLGKLQYGWISKFIAGKALEARKKIVTGLVGYYMRKLDQGPTVSAVIKGRAEFWRSFGLSDIMLGAMDSLPASSTVNTAPSMFWLIVNVFAEPKYLSAVRKEVEGANVITITQEGDKRIATVDVPELGKSCHYLVACYRETLRMENTVTGSRTVTSKDTTITDHETGREYLLKEGVEVQWSASVMHKKSIWGEDSEQYNPARWLKGTPEINKGSKESFVPFGGGKHLCPGRNFAFAELLGCLAVLAVGFELEGVEVPDHAMLFSTSGLRSPIYGNKSSKATLRRRAGWEDVEWRYK, encoded by the exons ATGGCGGATTCAtcgggcgccgccgctgcagcaGCGACCTTGCTCGAACGCTTTAGTTCGGGCTCTTCTGTCAAGTTGCTTGCGACCGCgctggccgtcttcgccgcaATCTTGCTCGCAATCGACAAGCTCATTGCCGCCCCCGTGGATCCCCGCGAGCCTCCTGTCGTCAAGGGGATTCTCCCCATCATCGGTCACTGGATCTCGGTGAACACATCGTACCCTGGCGTCTACGAGAAGCTTGC CAAGCAAAGCAAGCTGCCTGTCTGCACCATCCCAGTCCTCAACAAGAAGATGTACGTCATCAACAACGCAAACCTGGTCCAGAGCGCGATGCGCAACAAAACCCTCGAGTTTGGCGCTCGTATCGAAGAGATTGGCCGCATCATGGGCGTGGACCCCGTTATCGTCAAGAGGCTCGTGAAGGAGAATGCCGTCGAAGAGATTTCTCGCGTCACCGTTTCGGCCCTGTCTGGAGAAAACCTGCTCAGCCTGAACTTGAATGCGTTGAAATACATCGGCGGTCGCTTCAACGAGGTCAAGCCTGGCTCTGCCCTTCAGATTGACGATGTTCACCACTGGTCCCGTGATCTCATCGGTCAAGCCACCACCCGGGCTCTGTATGGCGAGCACAGCCCCTTTAACAACCCGGAACTTGTCGACGCTATTTG GACCTATGAATCTGGTCTTGGAAAACTCCAGTATGGCTGGATTTCCAAATTCATAGCTGGAAAGGCTCTTGAGGCCAGGAAGAAGATCGTCACAGGCCTGGTCGGCTACTACATGCGCAAGCTTGATCAAGGCCCGACCGTTTCCGCCGTGATCAAGGGCCGCGCCGAGTTTTGGCGCTCATTCGGCCTCTCCGACATCATGCTCGGCGCCATGGATTCCCTccccgcctcgtcgacggtcAACACCGCGCCCTCAATGTTCTGGCTCATTGTTAACGTCTTCGCCGAGCCAAAGTACCTGTCCGCCGTCCGcaaggaggtcgagggcgcAAAcgtcatcaccatcacccaGGAGGGCGACAAGCGCATCGCCACCGTCGACGTTCCCGAGCTTGGAAAGTCGTGCCACTACCTCGTGGCGTGCTACCGTGAGACTCTCCGCATGGAGAACACCGTCACCGGAAGCCGGACCGTCACAAGCAAGGACACGACCATCACCGACCACGAGACCGGACGTGAGTATCTCCTGAAGGAAGGCGTGGAGGTCCAGTGGAGCGCGTCCGTGATGCACAAGAAGTCGATCTGGGGCGAGGACAGCGAGCAGTACAATCCCGCGAGGTGGCTGAAGGGGACCCCTGAGATCAACAAAGGCTCCAAGGAGTCGTTTGTGCcctttggcggcggcaagcATCTCTGCCCTGGCCGAAACTTTGCATTTGCCGAGCTCCTGGGTTGCCTGGCTGTTTTGGCAGTCGGTTTTGAGCTTGAGGGCGTTGAGGTCCCGGACCATGCCATGTTGTTTTCAACCTCTGGCCTGCGCTCTCCCATCTACGGAAACAAGTCCAGCAAGGCAACCTTGAGGAGGAGAGCGGGATGGGAGGATGTTGAATGGAGATACAAATGA
- a CDS encoding Putative heterokaryon incompatibility — MSTFQYVSLLKESEVRLLRLHPGEWLEDLEATLYVTDRSREYVALSYAWGSTRTSNQIIVNSKVHSITFNLDRALRAVRRRTEPVTLWVDSICINQNDAAEKSKQVGLMHDIFGWATEVIAYIGDGLDRSRKDYPRRFEKLGQHPPVHFTGTRRDEALAYQHLADILTKLPAGSASENDEIVSLFSFLVAFSFESMNDSFIDEHFASLTTHHSTEEQKIQLLAERIRLFAVSDWWNRMWIIQEACVARNLTISYGRVTMPFTFIVDATENFLELSSLRSKELNQVMAYLADKVNAIDVMRFRGAFGNITFVSTTSPLLWLLRRFRNRKSSEPRDKIFALLRLAKDLKKERIFQHSDVYIQANYDLDVSALFTSVAHEIILQTGLVWMTTFDLVAKSRKDVPSWVPDWSSDIMAPGFDQRRFRLHGEIPLHFNASRAMFRKRCVEQPSFKLMPRQHIERLIHAEEDSAWEPIHLLPKLINYTNHPHTSRAQQRQALVLNGVSCGHIETVSDVIRSDLSNLPSVVMQIRPSCVTHKVRRMYRETFLDLVASCLCYSLRVSNENGGCLYLIEPEQRRRVTLWIRQKCGVCLSGRSNMMMPNDSTEYQCAEPSDVDPQRPLEDDEVHWIEDTVRTMAAGCRLFVTERGQLGIGPENMGVGDDVCIVEGGLMPYILRAYGGSIQVPPQQARRTLEHLENMRRTTMVGTCYVEGIMHWGRESGETEDDTRDIEYLDSKLRRRLYCGDIVEEGIMIL, encoded by the coding sequence ATGTCGACCTTCCAGTATGTCAGCTTGCTGAAAGAATCCGAAGttcgccttcttcggcttCACCCTGGTGAATGGCTGGAAGATCTCGAGGCCACATTATACGTGACTGACCGATCTCGAGAGTACGTTGCTCTGTCCTACGCTTGGGGCAGCACCAGGACGTCGAACCAAATCATCGTCAATAGCAAAGTTCACAGTATCACTTTCAATCTTGACAGAGCCTTGCGCGCTGTCCGTCGACGTACAGAACCCGTCACTCTCTGGGTGGATTCGATTTGCATTAACCAAAACGATGCTGCTGAGAAAAGCAAGCAGGTTGGGCTGATGCACGATATCTTCGGCTGGGCCACTGAAGTGATCGCCTACATTGGTGATGGCTTGGACCGCAGCCGGAAGGACTATCCGCGTCGGTTCGAAAAGCTCGGCCAACATCCCCCGGTTCACTTTACAGGGACTCGCAGGGACGAAGCCCTAGCTTACCAGCACCTCGCCGATATTTTGACAAAGCTGCCTGCCGGGTCGGCGTCGGAAAATGACGAAATTGTTTCTCTTTTCAGTTTCCTGGTGGCGTTCAGCTTCGAGAGCATGAACGACAGCTTCATCGATGAACACTTCGCTTCGCTCACGACACACCACTCTACCGAGGAACAGAAGATCCAGCTATTGGCCGAGAGGATTCGCCTTTTCGCTGTCAGCGACTGGTGGAACCGGATGTGGATAATACAGGAAGCATGTGTCGCCAGAAATCTCACTATTTCGTACGGACGTGTCACGATGCCATTCACTttcatcgtcgacgccaccgAAAACTTCCTTGAGCTGTCTTCGTTGAGGTCCAAGGAGTTGAACCAAGTTATGGCTTACCTGGCAGACAAGGTGAATGCCATCGACGTAATGCGATTTCGTGGTGCATTTGGCAATATAACATTCGTCTCGACAACAAGCCCACTTCTGTGGTTGCTAAGGCGGTTTCGCAACAGGAAGTCATCGGAACCTCGAGACAAGATATTTGCCCTTCTTCGACTTGCAAAAGACTTGAAGAAAGAGCGAATTTTTCAACACAGCGACGTCTACATCCAGGCCAACTACGATCTTGATGTCAGCGCCCTGTTTACCTCTGTAGCGCATGAAATCATTCTTCAGACCGGTCTTGTGTGGATGACGACGTTCGATTTGGTTGCCAAATCTCGCAAGGACGTTCCTTCCTGGGTTCCAGACTGGTCTTCCGATATAATGGCGCCGGGTTTCGACCAACGGCGCTTCCGTCTTCATGGAGAGATACCGCTGCACTTCAACGCCAGCCGTGCCATGTTCCGGAAACGGTGCGTTGAACAACCCAGCTTCAAGCTGATGCCACGACAGCACATCGAGCGCCTGATACACGCGGAGGAAGACTCAGCCTGGGAACCTATCCATCTACTTCCAAAGTTAATTAACTACACAAATCACCCCCACACCTCTAGAGCCCAGCAACGTCAGGCTTTGGTTCTGAACGGCGTGAGCTGCGGCCATATTGAGACTGTCAGCGATGTTATCCGAAGCGACCTTTCGAATCTTCCGTCAGTGGTTATGCAAATCCGTCCCAGCTGCGTAACACACAAAGTTCGGCGAATGTATCGGGAGACCTTCCTCGATCTTGTTGCGTCCTGTCTGTGCTACTCTCTGCGAGTATCCAACGAAAATGGCGGATGTCTATACCTAATTGAACCGGAACAGCGCCGACGAGTCACGCTTTGGATCAGACAGAAGTGTGGAGTTTGCCTCTCTGGCAGAAGCAATATGATGATGCCCAACGACAGTACTGAGTATCAGTGTGCGGAACCGTCAGACGTCGATCCACAGAGGCCACttgaagatgatgaggtTCATTGGATCGAAGACACAGTACGAACCATGGCGGCAGGTTGCCGTTTGTTCGTTACTGAACGAGGCCAACTCGGCATAGGACCAGAAAACATGGGTGTAGGAGACGATGTCTGCATCGTCGAAGGGGGTCTTATGCCATATATTCTCCGCGCGTATGGCGGTAGCATACAGGTTCCCCCTCAGCAAGCCAGGAGAACACTTGAGCACTTGGAAAATATGAGGAGGACAACGATGGTGGGGACCTGTTATGTCGAAGGGATTATGCACTGGGGACGCGAATCAGGCGAGACGGAAGACGATACACGGGACATTGAGTACCTGGACTCAAAACTGAGAAGACGGCTGTACTGTGGCGACATCGTAGAGGAGGGCATCATGATACTTTAG
- a CDS encoding Putative chaperonin TCP-1, chaperonin Cpn60/GroEL/TCP-1 family, groEL-like apical domain superfamily, translating into MSFGGQTPTIIVLKEGTDTSQGKGQIVSNINACLAVQATIKSTLGPYGGDLLMVDANGRQTITNDGATVMKLLDIVHPAARILVDIARSQDAEVGDGTTSVVVLAGEILKEIKEHVEQGVSSQVIIKGLRRASMMAVNKIKEIAIDTNESNRRETLSKLAGTAMTSKLIKRNTEFFTKMVVDAVLSLDQDDLNEKLIGVKKIPGGSLTESLFVNGVAFKKTFSYAGFEQQPKSFEKPKIVCLNVELELKAEKDNAEVRVEQVSDYQAVVDAEWQIIYKKLEAIHNTGAKVVLSKLPIGDLATQYFADRDIFCAGRVASEDMERVVQATGATVQSTCSDILAEHLGTCGSFDERQIGGERFNFFEGCSEAKTCTLVLRGGAEQFIAEVERSLHDAIMIVKRAIKNHTIVGGGGAAEMEVSAYLHQFADKNIPHKQQAIIKSFAKALEIIPRQLCDNAGFDATDILNKLRVEHRKGSTWAGVDFTNEGVADMMERFVWEPALVKINAIQAATEASCLILGVDETIRNEESQQPQAPGQQLPPGAAQRALRGRGRGMPRR; encoded by the exons ATGTCGTTCGGAGGCCAGACCCCGACCATCATTGTCCTGAAGGAAG GAACCGATACCTCCCAGGGCAAGGGTCAGATCGTCTCCAACATCAATGCATGCTTGGCAGTCCAAGCCACGATCAAGTCCACCCTTGGTCCTTATGGCGGCGATCTCTTGATGGTCGATGCCAACGGCAGGCAAACCATCACCAACGACGGTGCCACCGTTATGAAG CTCCTCGACATCGTTCACCCCGCAGCCCGAATTCTTGTCGATATCGCGAGATCACAAGACGCtgaggtcggcgacggcacaACGTCCGTTGTCGTTCTGGCCGGAGAGATCCTGAAGGAGATTAAGGAGCACGTAGAGCAGGGCGTCAGCTCTCAGGTCATCATCAAGGGCCTGCGGAGGGCATCGATGATGGCTGTcaacaagatcaaggagatTGCTATCGACACCAACGAGAGCAACAGGAGAGAGACCCTCAGTAAGCTTGCCGGCACAGCCATGACGAGCAAGCTGATCAAGCGCAACACGGAGTTCTTCACAAAGA TGGTCGTGGACGCCGTCTTGTCCTTGGACCAGGACGACCTGAACGAGAAGTTGATCGGCGTCAAGAAGATCCCCGGTGGTTCCCTCACCGAGTCGCTATTCGTCAACGGTGTCGCAttcaagaagaccttctcCTACGCTGGATTCGAGCAACAACCCAAGTCTTTCGAGAAGCCCAAGATCGTCTGCTTGAACGTCGAGTTggagctcaaggccgagaaggacaaCGCCGAGGTCCGCGTCGAGCAGGTGTCGGACTACCAGGCCGTTGTCGATGCGGAATGGCAGATTATTTACAAGAAGTTGGAGGCGATCCACAACACGGGCGCCAAGGTCGTGCTCAGCAAGTTGCCCATCGGTGATCTGGCTACGCAGTACTTCGCCGACCGCGACATTTTCTGCGCTGGCCGCGTTGCCTCCGAGGACATGGAGCGCGTGGTCCAAGCTACCGGCGCGACTGTCCAGTCAACATGCTCAGATATCCTGGCGGAGCACCTGGGCACCTGCGGCAGCTTCGACGAGCGCCAGATCGGTGGCGAGCGCTTCAACTTCTTCGAGGGCTGCTCCGAGGCCAAGACCTGCACACTCGTCCTCCGCGGTGGTGCCGAGCAATtcatcgccgaggtcgagcgcTCGTTGCACGACGCCATCATGATCGTCAAGCGGGCCATCAAGAACCACACCATcgttggcggtggcggtgccgccgagatggaggtCTCCGCCTACCTCCACCAGTTCGCCGACAAGAACATCCCTCACAAGCAGCAGGCTATCATCAAGAGCTTCGCTAAGGCCCTCGAAATCATCCCGCGCCAGCTCTGCGACAACGCCGGCTTTGACGCGACTGACATCCTCAACAAGCTGCGCGTGGAGCACCGGAAGGGCAGCACCTGGGCCGGTGTCGACTTTACCaacgagggcgtcgccgacatGATGGAGCGCTTCGTCTGGGAGCCGGCGCTGGTTAAGATTAACGCAATCCAGGCCGCGACTGAGGCCAGTtgcctcatcctcggcgtcgacgagacgaTCCGCAACGAGGAGAGCCAGCAGCCCCAGGCCCCTGGCCAGCAGCTTCctcccggcgccgcccagcgcGCTCTGAGAGGCAGAGGACGGGGCATGCCTCGTCGGTAA